A genomic region of Eucalyptus grandis isolate ANBG69807.140 chromosome 5, ASM1654582v1, whole genome shotgun sequence contains the following coding sequences:
- the LOC104431527 gene encoding disease resistance protein RML1B-like, translated as MDEIMEQLDLVAFDVRFIAIHGAHLIKTRLHGKKVLIVLDDIDNRDQIMRLVGKPNWYSEEMNWDDALQLFCERALGCAKPPADYIDISEKVINALGRLPLALDVVGSTLRGKCQRTWKNVLSKLKKVMNEDVKKKLMISYEALDPNQQQIYLDIACFFINREKTTAIKYWDAVFGYPTEIEVNILTRMSLIKIIDYDELWMHDQLRDLGRDIVHRESCNIRLRGSRLWLPKDAFHLVQRKKGTKNIVALNLGTPEPDTTYRFKHKEFARMVNLRFLQLDHGNFQGDFKDHFSELRWLSWRNCPSKFLAANFGLENLAVLELSGINITKDWGGWRQIMV; from the exons ATGGATGAAATTATGGAGCAGTTAGATCTAGTAGCATTTGATGTGAGATTCATCGCGATTCATG GGGCTCACTTGATCAAGACGAGGCTCCATGGGAAGAAAGTCCTCATTGTTCTTGATGACATTGACAACCGAGATCAAATCATGAGACTTGTTGGTAAGCCAAACTGGTATAGTGAGG AGATGAATTGGGATGATGCTCTTCAACTTTTTTGTGAGCGTGCCTTGGGATGTGCCAAGCCTCCGGCTGATTACATCGATATTTCAGAAAAGGTAATCAATGCACTTGGAAGACTTCCATTGGCTCTTGATGTTGTAGGTTCCACACTCCGTGGAAAATGCCAAAGGACATGGAAAAATGTTCTATCTAAGTTAAAGAAGGTGATGAACGAGGATGTCAAGAAGAAGTTGATGATAAGCTATGAAGCATTGGACCCTAATCAGCAACAAATATatcttgatattgcatgtttcTTCATTAATCGGGAGAAAACAACTGCAATTAAATATTGGGATGCGGTTTTTGGGTATCCCACCGAAATCGAAGTCAATATCCTCACACGTATGTCTCTGATAAAGATCATAGACTACGATGAATTgtggatgcatgaccaacttAGAGACCTCGGGCGAGATATTGTCCACCGGGAAAGTTGCAACATACGTTTAAGGGGTAGTAGACTATGGTTACCCAAGGATGCCTTCCATTTGGTGCAAAGAAAAAAG GGAACTAAGAACATAGTGGCACTTAATCTCGGTACACCTGAACCGGATACAACGTATAGATTTAAACACAAGGAATTTGCAAGGATGGTCAATCTTAGATTCCTTCAATTGGACCATGGAAACTTCCAAGGAGACTTTAAGGATCATTTCTCCGAGTTAAGATGGCTCTCTTGGCGCAATTGCCCATCGAAATTCCTTGCTGCCAACTTTGGGTTGGAGAACCTAGCAGTTCTTGAGCTTTCTGGGATTAATATTACTAAAGACTGGGGAGGATGGCGTCAAATCATGGTATGA